In Arachis hypogaea cultivar Tifrunner chromosome 7, arahy.Tifrunner.gnm2.J5K5, whole genome shotgun sequence, the genomic window AATATTCAaagattaataatatataaatttaaattaattagagttAAGTATTCCCTGTTATGTTAAATGTCACCTTCACCTCCCTCTTCACCCTCAACTCCTCCCTCTTTTTCCTAATCTCCGCCACAACCTCGCGCACCCCAGCATCAACCATCTGATCGGAGACGAGcttgaaagaaacacaatctagATCTGCGCTGCGGCCGCCATCATAGTGCCCCCATCGTCAACTACTAGGCAACATTTTCATTTGCCCAGATCTGCACCGTCCCGTGCGGCGCCTTCTCTACCTTACTCTCACGTAACTATATATAAAACATTCATTAAATACCTCCATGTGAAAGTAACACAACCACTTCGAATGACAAACTATTTTCTGGCACTGACTCATCCAACAATGGCGGCACAGCCGTGGAAGAGTGTCAGGGCATGATTCAAGAGAGCTTCAAAGGTTTAAGACTTCAGTTTCTTTTCATTTAGCATCCTAAATCTTATTTTTAGATTGGGAGAAATAAAAATGGAGATTAAAAGAAAATGTAGATAAGAAGCATAAGGTTCAGCTATAAGAACTCTATTATCTAATGAGTAAActgtaaaactaaaactaaaggtgtaagttaataaattataatatgacCCCTCTTTTTTAATATGCTTACCAAATAAACcccaataaaaagtaaaatttttatttgtagatGCCTTGGCGCACCAATAAGCCAAACAAATTTTTGGCGTTTCGGTGCTCAAAGGAAACCGGCATACCGAATCCTTGCCCGTCTTTTTGATGGATCCGTTTGAATACAGTGTAAGCCCACTAACAAAATCTTTTGTATTATAATTTCATCATCTTTATCGAAAGCAAAACTTCTGTAATAAATAAAATCTTCATCTTGATCCTTATAAAGCCAATCAGGAAAGTAGGATTCACTATTATGAGATCTTCTAATATGTGGATCATCTTTTGCCCCCATCATTTCAAGAATTAACATTCCATAACTATACACATCTGACTTGCAAGAAATTCCACCATATGCTCGTCGATTAAACATTTCTGGTGCAATATAACCCGGAGTCCCTCTTATGCTAAATGTTCGCCtactacttttattatttttgcatattttagcTAATCCAAAATCTGCAATTTTTGGACAAAACTTTTCATCAAGAAGCACATTTTGAGGTTTGATATCAagatacaaaatttttgtattacaTCTTTCATGTAAGTAGTCTAATCCTTGAGCAATGCTATTTACAATATTGTACAGTTCTTTCCAATGTAAATTAGAAAAGAGAGAACTGAGAGAGGAACGTCcatgtttatatttatatttgtccAAAGAGCCATTGGACATAAATTCATAAATAAGGGTTTGTTTATTCATTTCGTAACAAAATCCCCAAAGTGAAACAATGTTCACATGAGATGTTCTGCTGATAGTAACAACTTCATTTACGAATTCTTCCACACTTCCTTTTGACTTTTTAAGTATTTTCACTGCCACTTGACTACCATCATTTAAATTTCCTTTATATACAATACCATATCTTCCTTGTTCCAATTTCTCACAAAATAAATTTGTCATCTGTTTTACTTCTGCATAAGTATATCTTTTTACCGGTGTTATAGTACGATAACTTGCTATCAAACTATCAACTTGCTTatcaatagaaaattttttttgtctcttataATAATAAACAATCACAACAAAGATGATTATAATAACACCAACACCAGCAATTGAAATACCTGCATGTATACATTGAAGTAAAAAATAATCACAAAATAGAAATTTAGATTAAAATACTATTTAAGTATCAtcttattaaataattaactgtatattatttataaatttttagaaaataggtaacaaattaactaattttactaatctaccaaaaaatattaaatatattatttttatacaatgataataaaattttattatctcctaataatattattttagttaattataACATGTTACTTGAGAAACTTAATTAAGACTTAAACCTAATTATAAAGTTACAaaactattattatttattttatatttaacaaccgaataaacataaaaaaaaactataaagtaATTACTTTAGAGTTAAAAACACTAATGTATgggtatttaataattaattatttctaaatgTATCATGTAATTTTGTAGagagtaaaaatataaaataaatatatattatattcaaaagtgaaaataataattttagtgaataatttttttttcataactcAACGAATACTGTATACGGACAAATGAAATTTATATTTGTTTGGTAATGCAAATTTGCATActagttaaataaaattttaaaatattttaatttaaaagcaccatatttaacaaaaaaaatatatatagcaaACGGTAAAACTAAATACCACATCACTCGTGACAACTAcatgtatttttagttttataatagGACAAATTTTATTTTCCAATACTTTACTACTTTTGTATGCAATCTcttatttgtataaatttataagtttaacatgttaattttgttttgttttttatttttgtaactttaCCATTATTCAATATAGAAATAATAATGAGCGTACCTATGATGAAAGCAGAAGATAGCAAAATTTTAGATGAGTGAAACTGTTGAAGAAAAATATTGCCCGTTGTAATGACCATGATCTTTTTTGAAAATGGTGGAAGATTTCCCGATAGATTGTTGTTGGACACATCCAAAAACTTGAGTTGTTGTAAGCTTGTCAAACTTTCTGGTATGGACCCATTCAGTCTGTTTCCACCAAGATATAATTGACACAGATCCGTTAAATTTTTGAATGAAGGGGATATTGACCCAGTCAAATTCAAATTTGTTAAATTAACGGTTCTGATATTGCCATTATCATCACATGTAATGAAATTCCAAGCTTCAAGGCCCAGGATGATCTAAACAGAATCCATTAGACGTAAGATTTACTTCTGGAGTCCGAACTTTATTAAATAAAGGAAGAGGACCCTGCAACCAGTTGTTTTCCAACGAAACTTGATAGATTTCATTGAGCAATCCCAGAGAAGGTAGAACTACACCTGTTAATCTATTATTTGCCAGGGACAGATATTTCAAATGTTTGCAATTGGATAGGTCTGGAATAGAACCCTCAAATGAGTTCCCCTCAAGATTCACTTGAAACAATTGTGGCATAGAGGAAAGAAATTGAATTGTACCCGACAATTTATTATCCTTCGGGTGGTTGAGTTTCAATATAGTTAACCtggttagttttgaaaaagatttaggcAACACTCCTGTGAGATTATTTTCAGAGAGATCAAAATTTTGCAATACGGGAAAAGAATCAAAGATATCCGGCAAGGAGCCCTATGAGGTTTGTATTCTCGAGGTTGATGATGGTAAGGCGTGAGTTGGTGTTCAAGTTGGTGGGAAAAGTCCAAGATGAGAGGTTAGTATTGTACCTCAAGTCAAAGAGTTCCAAATTTTCTAAACCACATAAGCAATCGTGAGGAATGGAGATGAAGTTGTTGTAGGACAAATACAGATATTGGAGGTAAGAGAGATTCGAAAAAGAAGGCAAATGACCACTTAGAGAGTTGTTTCCAAGATCAAAATAGCGTAAATTAACAAGAGACTTGTTAATATCCGAAGGAATTGTTCCGTTGAGGTGCCTTGAATTGAGCTGGATCTTTTCTATATATCGAAAATTAGTGGCGGGAAAGTAACCACAAACCACACCAACCCAATCGCACATAACAGTATCATTATCGAACCAATTAGAGGGAAGATTGTGTACGGCTTCTTTAAACTTCAACAAGTACTCAGCTTCTTTGTGACTAATTTCACTATCATTATTATTAGATAATACCCGCACACACATGATAAAAAAAGGAAAGTTGCAAACATTTTGAGATGAGCCATGGGATTCACTCTCTGTTTTTTTGTTCTCTCACTCTCTGCTTTTTTTTGTTCTCTCACTCTCTGCTTTTTTTTGTTCTCTCGCAATGAAAGAGGAAGAATGCTCCTCTCCTTTTATTTTCGATTAGTTTCCATAATAGAATAAACATGCGTTTGAATGTTAAAGTTTGTTCGGCCTAAATAAACTATAATCCAATCTTGTCCTTTGGATGATTAGACTTTACAAGGACACTTAGAGCTAGTACTCACATAATGGAAATGAAGAAAACGGAGTAACAACTTTCCTGCAACTACTACTATTTAGAATTTCCCAGGTCCAAATGCTGTATAATCTCTTCACCGCTTTTTTGAATGGTAGT contains:
- the LOC140174342 gene encoding PR5-like receptor kinase is translated as MTNLFCEKLEQGRYGIVYKGNLNDGSQVAVKILKKSKGSVEEFVNEVVTISRTSHVNIVSLWGFCYEMNKQTLIYEFMSNGSLDKYKYKHGRSSLSSLFSNLHWKELYNIVNSIAQGLDYLHERCNTKILYLDIKPQNVLLDEKFCPKIADFGLAKICKNNKSSRRTFSIRGTPGYIAPEMFNRRAYGGISCKSDVYSYGMLILEMMGAKDDPHIRRSHNSESYFPDWLYKDQDEDFIYYRSFAFDKDDEIIIQKILLVGLHCIQTDPSKRRARIRYAGFL